The following proteins are co-located in the Gossypium hirsutum isolate 1008001.06 chromosome A02, Gossypium_hirsutum_v2.1, whole genome shotgun sequence genome:
- the LOC107951314 gene encoding uncharacterized protein, translating to MGSYLEEEDDKFFDSREEISSASEECGPSPDLGLVNDFLDSFDHFEFWSAFPQSVDKRRHNFRRWMDLSFDGNSITGEVPGSSDRDELEVGISRISLDSGAVLRTSGLEHGVSSNQSLVSSRFDDAQQPEDHFACQADNLDGQVESVTVEQCQNGIKSCLQSSSSSRSVCSQVSERTTMLSPLVERHLDGEVKGRPAIDVKRKVKRSWLRKLGAMAHIVDRHVDVSSMPGNHDSVPGERMKRVRPHPSSKHSKELSSLYCGQEFVAHEGSILTMKFSLDGEFLATAGEDCILRVWKIVEDDSLDKFDIQDLDPSCLYFRMNHLSQLIPLNADKQNIDKIKRLRRSSDSTCVIFPPKVFRVLEKPVHEFQGHSAEILSLSWSKKGFLLSSSVDMTVRLWQVGYDGCLRVFSHNNYVTSVAFNPVDDNYFISGSIDGKVRIWEVLRCRVIDYTDVRDIVTAVCYRPDGKGGIVGSMTGSCRFYDIIGTRLQLDEPIYLQGKKKLPGKRITGFEFSPTDPSKVIITSADSLVRVVSGRDVICKVKASGFRVATSQISATFSQDGKQIISASEDSNTYIWNYANQEKNSSKVKSISSCESFLSHNASVAIPWRGIETIPATLTSLELGGGDVRRNSHPSWQKHQSPKVEPEQPMPNSSPDCFSLTRVLLESLTKGSPTWPEETLPNASPVTVASDVCKFELKVLKSAYQSMLSSHKWGLVIVTAGWDGRIRTYLNYGLPIRL from the exons ATGGGGAGTTAtttagaagaagaagatgataaattCTTTGATAGCAGGGAGGAGATTTCTTCTGCATCTGAGGAATGTGGTCCTAGTCCTGATTTAGGCTTAGTTAATGATTTTTTGGATAGTTTTGATCATTTCGAGTTCTGGTCTGCGTTCCCACAAAGTGTTGATAAGCGTCGGCATAACTTTAGAAGATGGATGGATCTAAGTTTCGATGGGAATTCGATTACCGGGGAGGTTCCTGGTAGTTCCGACAGGGATGAACTTGAAGTGGGAATTTCTAGAATCTCACTAGATAGTGGAGCTGTGTTGAGGACTTCAGGTCTTGAACATGGGGTTTCATCCAACCAGTCCTTGGTGTCTTCTCGGTTCGATGATGCTCAACAACCTGAGGATCATTTTGCATGTCAAGCCGATAATTTGGATGGTCAAGTGGAATCAGTAACAGTTGAACAGTGTCAGAATGGAATAAAAAGCTGTTTACAAAGTTCAAGTTCAAGTAGATCTGTTTGTTCCCAAGTGTCTGAGCGAACTACTATGTTATCTCCTTTGGTTGAGCGGCACTTGGATGGGGAGGTCAAGGGAAGACCTGCAATAGATGTGAAAAGGAAAGTGAAAAGGAGTTGGTTAAGAAAATTAGGTGCCATGGCTCATATTGTTGATAGACATGTTGATGTTTCATCGATGCCTGGTAATCATGATTCGGTGCCCGGGGAAAGGATGAAAAGGGTAAGACCTCATCCATCTAGCAAGCATTCCAAGGAGTTGTCTTCCCTCTATTGTGGGCAAGAATTTGTAGCACATGAAGGGTCCATCTTGACGATGAAGTTCAGTCTGGATGGCGAATTCCTAGCAACTGCAGGTGAAGATTGTATTCTGCGTGTATGGAAGATTGTTGAGGATGACAGTTTAGACAAATTTGATATCCAAGATCTTGATCCATCATGTCTTTACTTCAGAATGAATCATCTCTCACAGCTGATTCCTCTTAATGCCGATAAACAAAATATAGATAAAATAAAGAGGTTAAGGAGATCATCTGATTCAACTTGCGTCATTTTCCCACCCAAGGTCTTCCGAGTTTTGGAGAAGCCTGTGCATGAATTCCAAGGGCACAGCGCAGAAATTTTGTCTCTTTCGTGGTCTAAGAAAGGG TTTCTACTGTCATCTTCTGTCGACATGACCGTTCGTCTGTGGCAAGTGGGATACGATGGATGCTTGAGGGTTTTTTCTCATAACAATTATG TAACTTCTGTTGCCTTCAACCCTGTGGATGACAATTATTTCATCAGTGGTTCAATTGATGGCAAAGTTCGCATTTGGGAAGTGCTTCGTTGTCGAGTCATTGATTATACAGATGTAAGGGATATAGTCACTGCTGTTTGTTATCGGCCTGATGGAAAG GGAGGAATTGTTGGTTCAATGACTGGCAGCTGCCGCTTCTATGATATAATAG GTACTCGACTTCAACTTGATGAACCGATATATttacaaggaaaaaaaaagttaccTGGAAAAAGGATAACTGGCTTCGAG TTCTCTCCTACTGATCCAAGTAAAGTGATCATTACTTCAGCTGATTCACTTGTCCGTGTCGTGTCCGGGAGAGATGTCATATGCAAAGTGAAGG CATCCGGCTTTCGAGTTGCAACGAGTCAGATATCTGCAACTTTTAGCCAAGATGGGAAACAGATCATCTCAGCCAGCGAGGATTCCAATACCTACATCTGGAATTACGCCAACCAGGAGAAGAACAGTTCCAAGGTGAAAAGCATTTCGTCTTGCGAGAGTTTCCTCTCCCACAATGCATCGGTTGCTATACCTTGGCGTGGAATCGAGACCATTCCTGCAACACTTACATCCCTAGAACTGGGTGGTGGGGATGTGAGGAGAAACAGCCACCCAAGCTGGCAGAAACATCAAAGTCCAAAAGTGGAGCCGGAACAACCTATGCCTAATTCTTCACCAGATTGTTTCTCTTTAACGCGGGTTCTATTGGAGTCATTAACAAAGGGGTCTCCAACTTGGCCTGAAGAGACACTCCCCAACGCGAGTCCGGTGACAGTTGCATCTGACGTGTGCAAGTTCGAGTTAAAGGTTTTGAAAAGTGCCTATCAAAGCATGTTGAGTTCCCACAAGTGGGGACTTGTGATAGTTACTGCAGGCTGGGATGGACGGATTCGAACCTACCTCAATTATGGTCTACCTATTCGATTATAA